The following DNA comes from Poecilia reticulata strain Guanapo linkage group LG16, Guppy_female_1.0+MT, whole genome shotgun sequence.
aaacaacaaaaggagcATTTCTGTCATCTATTTACATGGAGTGCGGACAAAACGCGAATCTATGTACAATATGCTATGAACAAGCTGATTGACAGCTCTGATGGGCGGGGCCAGGCACAGTGACCAATCGGATTTCAGCCACCTCTGTGGCCACGCCCCTGGCTCAACAGTTTCCAACCGCTCTCCTCCTTACCTTTCAGTACGCTGAGTTTTGTCCTCTGGCTGAAAATGACGTCGTTGAGAGACACTTCGCAAATGTAGAGGCCTCCATCTTTCAAATCAGGCGTGAGTAGGAAGGAGAAGCTCCCAGCCTGTGGGTCGTACGGCGGACCGGCCAGCTGGAgcttgttgttgtggttggaggtGAAACTCCTCCAGCGGTCGTAGTGGTACACTAGCTTCATCTTGCTGTAATCGTTCGTGTCTGGGGGAAGCCAGTGAAGCCGGACGTAGTCGCCCTGGCTGCTGGGACAGGCCAGGAGGAAGGATTTTAGAGCCTGAGTGGCAGTGGAGATCTCATTTCCTGCAGGTGAAGGAATGGAAGCAGAGGCGAGAACATTACAGCACACAAAGACGCGCTGATTAGCAATTCTGAGCAAAAAGATAACAGGGAAAGAGGTTAAGACAGGGAATAAACAGAATAGCCAAAGAGTAATGAAATgatggggggagaaaaaaaaatctccagcaATTAGGATTAAGTTTTTATAGGCTGAGAGTCACCTCTGACCTTCAGCTCCACCTGATTAGCAAGCAGCTGACTCAGGACTTTCAGCCTGATTCTGTTGGAGTTACTTACGGTGTGAAATATTGGTGAACGAGGCCACATTGCTGGCTGAGGAGAGAAGAGCAATATGGGAAAGGAGAAGAACAAATGATGAATAATATATAAACGTAGCAGCTCTAATATTCACAGTAAATCAAGCTGAAATCCAGTGTAGATCTACAGGATGCTTTCGAATCCCGAAACCCTTTTATTGAAGTAAATACTTTGAAAAACTTCAGGTCCAGGAttcctaaataaataatgcttcTGCTCCTGCAGATTCCGGGTTTGATGCTTATCTTCaatgaaagaaacaacaatCGCGTGATTTTGCTCAGTGCTTCTGCTCACCGTCGACGCTCACGTCCACACGCACAGCCAGCACGCCGCTGGAGTTACCCCGGGGGTAAACCGTACAGGTGTAAGCCCCGCTGTCGGCGTTCTGGACCTGCGGCACTTTAGTCATCGTGCCTGAGGTTGGCCACTTCTCTGTCTTCATGGGAAGGCCGCCAGGTGCCGTCCAGGTGATTtcagagacagaaaagacaGGAATGGCTTTGGCGAACAGGCGCAGGGTGCTGTACTGACGGACGGGCAGAGGGGGAAAGAAGCCAACTGCAGAGAGGGAAGGATTCAGAAAGCTAACATTAGAATAAAGCATGCTGACTTTTAAtccttctatttatttatttggttccATTTTACAATAAGGCTCTCCTTATAGGTGgctaataaatagtttataGATATGTTATCCATTCATCTATAAACACCTTATTAATCATTAATAATTGATTCCATATTATGCATTAGTTACGAATGAGAAGGAGACTATATgctaaaatattacatttacaaatgataatctgaaatatttagtattAGAACTCTATGTAAAATATAATGAGCAGACACTATGTGGTAAGAAACCAGTAGATTCAGTCTCTTTctcatacaaaataaatgtatagtAAACAGTTGTTAATAATTTATAAAGTTTTCAGAGATGAATTAATATATGTATGATCTACTGATTAGCCATCGATACTGTGACatggtacttttttttctaatgccAGAAAATTAGATTGAAgtattttcagaatttatttttacattgaccTTAGttataagtttaaaatatttatccttcaaaaatgttaagagctataaaaacaatgaaaaactcTGTTGCTTCTCAAAATCACAAGACTTTGGGAAGTAAAATCGGATTAAACTATCCCAATCCCAACTATCCCAATATGTCATCATAAAATTGTACTAAAGTTTACAGTCATGCATATCTGTGGTAGAAATCATTGCATCAGAGATGTACAGAAATATTGATAGATCAATTCTGGTTGTTTTATAAAGTCAGAGTTTCTAAAGAGCAACcagaactgtgtgtgtgtgtgtgtgtgtgtgtgtgtgtgYgtgtgtgtgtgtgtgtgtgtgtgtgtgtgtgtgtgtgtgtgtgtgtgtgtgtgtgatccaATCTACTAGAGTAAAAAGCACATGAGCACCAGCACCAAAAGAAACCACAAATCAGTTGAGAAAAGTATTCCTGCAAGAGTATTTCCAATGCCCCGCCGTTCACTGAAGTtgggtttaaaatatttagattccTGCATCTTAAAAGGAGGAATTTGTGGTCAAATAACTCTGAAACActgaatcaattttttttttaaactggaatacTGCGGTAAATAAAACTTACAGCTACCCAGTTGTTCTCTAAAATGTCGACAAGAACTTAACATCCCAGGTTTtcacatttgatcaaatcagGACCACAACAACAATGGACTTTAAGATTTTGTGATAAAGTAGTAGTAGTTAAGCTAAGGGGAAAAAGATCAAGTAAAACTCTAGAAAAGTGGGATGCATTGTATTCAGACCTCTTTACTCTAATAAGTAAAATCCAGTTCAGCCCACAGCCTTCACAGTTTGAGGCAGAGTACCGACAAACCGTACTCAGTTAAAAGttgcactacttcaacatattttcactcaagtaaaacGTTAAACGTCTCGCGCCCAGAAATGACTTagggaagaataaaaaaatattctgtaacaAGGCGACACAAATACGGAGTAACCATTCACaacatttgatttaatgtttagaAATGGAGCCATCAGACAGACAAAAGTACAAAGTTATGCACAAATTTtgacttaaagaaaaagaaaataaataactacagtaaaacaaactctggtaaaagacactttttacatttatagtAACTTGttagtgtgtgtctgtgtctacATTTTGGCTACAATATGATTCAGTCAATGAAGTTACTTGCAGTGAAGTAAAGGgaatttttttataatactATTCGCATACATGTAAAAACTATGGTGCAGTGAAACTTCTCTAAAAAGcggatatttttttctaaaaagctGGAAGGAGTTAAATCAATGAATGGTCAAATCAAAATTCATTTGACAATCTGCGGTAAAACTCGGTGTTCATCTGACTGAGATTAAACTGATGTGCATctgaaaacaagcagaaatgcAGCTCTGTAGATTTACAgagacctgcagctgtaatcACACCAAAATGTGGTTCTTGAAAGTATCCACTCGGAGAGGCTGAACACAAAGCCCGCTGcattcttctgatttttttttggaaaacattttggcaaACCATCTATcaattttcttcctcttcacaacTACGTTGTGTTGGCCTTTCACATGAAATGCCTGTAAGTTTGAGGCTGCaatgggacaaaatgtgaaaatgttcaaagcaatcaatacttttgcaacaaTGTAGTTACATAGAAAATTGTAGCACTTGAAGCAAAGGGTGCTTGTACCTTCttactaatttaaaaaagtaaataatcaGTTCTACACATATAATaataagcagttttttttaaattgtaaagtacaaacaaaacaagatctCGTTCTGTGAAATTCTCATTTCACTAAATGATGGTTGCTTTTGAATATTTGGAAAGAGCTAGAAACGTTTTCCTAGTTGAAGGCTCGTCTTTGCTTCCTTAATATGTGATTTTTCGTGTGTACGTTCATTCAAAGAAGAGTGATTTTACTTTTCCTCACGGACTAACACcagtatgtgttttttttaaatgagaagacctatgatttagaaaaaaatatgcgGTTTCTTTTGCTCACAGCAGAGTCATTTTTCTACCTGTGAGAACTGTCAAAAGGAAAATCCTCTCCTTCACTTTCCTCTCCTGCTTCTGGATGAGGCATGAGTAGAGTCCTGCGTCCGCCACTTCGGGTGAAACAACCAGCGAGAAATCCCCCGTGTTTCGAAAGTTGTCGTCAGTCAATCGCATGGATGGCTTCGAGGCACCTCCAGAAAACTTCTTCTTCTCGCTGGCTGAGAGAATCAGTTTCCATTCATCCGTGTCCACCGACTTCACCTTCCAGTTAATGGATATGTCGCCCCGGAGTCTGGCACCAGTACAGACCAAGGTGGCGGATGTGTTTTGTTCAACCATCACAACTTCATCCCACTCTgaggaggagagggaagagtttcacacagagaaaacccaaacaaaacaaacagttatgGTGTTTTACCCTCTAAACATATTCATGAAGCgttcacatttttgtctgattacaACAACAACctccttttgcattttgttgaaaGATCATTATAATGTAGCACATTGTCAAAAAGTAAGGGCACTTTGTTTCTGACGTTTTCTTATTGAAAATGTGGTTTGCATTTGTATTTCACCCCCTTTACTTTCaaattcctaaataaaatctaatgcaACTCATTTGGAATAATCTGTTCATataatttcaggtttttcatGCTAAGGGAAAGCAACACAGCATTAGGAAGAAATTCAGTCTCTAAACGTTCGACAAGCGACAAACCGTCATAAGTCTTCCAGCTGCAGCTATTGGTGGTTCAGGAACGTATTAACTCTGGGAAACTGATtccaaatgcacaccacacttttcagatgtaatgttggcaaaaattaaaaaaattgagaacATTAACATGGTGTTAATCTAAAATCCTTATGAGATACTTTGCAGTTTGTGTGAAATTGTCCTACAAAATCCATATTCAGGATAAAAATTGTACAAACTAGAAACTTGCTGAAGATAAAACAAGATTTTCGCCATTaaacttcaaaattaatttaaaaggtCGCTCTCCCTTTTTCCTTTCATGTGTTGCTTGGCAATAAAACGCTGGCTGTACTAATCTTTTTACACCAAGAACCTTCCAGTTTGTCAATTAACATCACATTGAGTTGGTCAAaattgaaatacattaaaacattcaaattattttcttttatttttgctctttttctatGATACCTTTTCACTGTAAGCATAAGAACATTCTTTCATGACGATGTGGGATTTAAACAATAAACTGGACCCAATGAAATACAAATTCAAAAAGCCGGCCTTGAGCCCCGTCTGAGCTGAGCTCATGTAACTCATCAAAATGTTACAACATCGATCCGCTGGCACAAAGACGTGACCTCTCCATTCACGACACGCCCATTCGATTTAACCAGTTCTGGTAAAACTTGTTTCAagtttgaaatataaaacaaaaaaagtttgagaaatcttCAGAAACGTACCTGTGTGTGAGCTGACTGTGTAAGAAGAATAAACTGCAAGGCAAGAAGTgagaataaagcagaaaaacccAGACTCCATCACACAttggaagaaagaagaaagaaaaagtctcgctgcagctgcttttctcCAAAACTGCGACCTTTCTTAGTTTCCCCTCAGAACACAGAGTATCTTTCAAGGTCCTGCAGTCAGACTGGGATCCCTGACTGACATGGCAGCAAGTTTACTGAGAATCTTATGGCTCCACAGGATACGGGGCATCTAACGCCGGCATAATCAGCAGGAAAAGAGCGTCACTGCTCCTGCCGTTTGTCTTTGTGTTGGAGACTGATAAAGCAAAGTTGCAGTtatgtaaaaatgcaaacactATAAACAGACAGATGGGCTGCGTGGCATTTAGCCATATTTAAAAGATagcaaagatgaaaaacaataatttggtGGTAGATTTGGAGATAATTGAATTTGAAGATGTGTTTTTTAGCAAGCTGCACCATGACCTTGATGTTTTTAGGCTTTAGTGATAGAGTTTACTCACATTTGGTGGTTCACACACCAAATATTTTCAACTGGCTGCAGGTCAGGGCCCCAAGAAGACGATTAAAAAAGCTTAATATTCCATTAATCATTCATCTGCTAACTCTGAAGAACGTTTAATGTCAATCATTTCCAACCTTCTTCCACTAACAGCAAAACAGCCCCAGATTGTACTGTGATCATCTTCAGTAATAGCTACAGTTCTCTTGGTGTTTCATTTCTTACCTTTATCCCCCAACTCAAAATTTATCCTATCTGATTATTAAACATCTGTTTGCATGGATGACTCCTTATTGTTAGGGGAGTTTCAAATTTGTGGTTCTTTTGCCTGTTCTTGGACATCTGAACTGGTGCTTTGGTTGCAAAGGCAACAACTGATGAATGCAGTTTACACTATTTtatccaaaagttgaaaaaagaaaatctgaaaaattagACAACTGTATGTGCAGATGGTAGTGCAATTAAAATAGTGATGTGCAGATGGCAGTGCAGTGAAAGATGGCATGCAGATGGGAGTGTAATGATGACTGTCGGGAATGTACAATAATAAGTAACTGAGTTTTCTATTGGAGTCGACGCgtccattaaaaatgctttctgAAGAGTCTTTTATCTAAAATCACATTTGGAACTGGAGTTAAGAAACTTGGATATGAGAGAAGACAAAAACTTTGGATATACAGTAGATTCATTCAAAAGTTTTCACTCATCAGCATGAatattcattttcagctttttatggAGCTCCTTTCTCAAGGGGGAATGGTTGTTATCTTTAAAACTAATTCAAACATACTCAGATTTATATAAACAGGATCAAACACATTCATACCTCCCCAATAATATTTGTATTAATACCTTTTAGCAGGTTGTAGAGAAGCCAGAAGCTTTTGTTACCACTCAACAATGTCATATCATAACTGGCTGGTTTATTGACCCTGATAGAGATGAAGTCATTACTGGTTTCAATGGTTACATTGATAAAGTCTGTATTGTTACTAatgcagttttaaattaaagtcgCATTATAGCCATATCTGATAACCTCAATGTCAAATATAAATGGTGCATAAATGCGATTTTGACCATGTGTGGTTTAGAGAATATTTACAATGAATCCCAACTTGTGCAcacaattcttgtttttaaaaatctgtaaagttgCATGATGTAAAATCATTTCACCTTGAAAATAGGAAACAGTTCAAAAATCCTCATCAAAAGCTCCAAACTGGCATGACGTTCATGAAATCTTCACACATGAGCCGAATGCATGTGTGCAGAAATGacagtttctttttctatttcaacTGCTTCATGAACAAATCCTTTGCCTCCAATAGAGCATCTCTGGCAGACATTACAAGCTTTACATAGCAAAGATATTCGCATAAACAATGAGTGCTAATGTAACCGATTCTGACATCTGCATGATCTCAGTTTACAATGTTTACAACGCTGTGAAGCCTCAAAAGTCCTACAAAACTTTTGACCCTATCAGTGAGTTTGACAAAAGCCAAGAGGCATGTCATGAGTGTATCACAAAGCATGTGTGAAAGGGAGACGATAAGTGCAACAGAGAGTGAGAGGCTGAGAGATGAAAAAGCAGAGGCAGAAAGAGTTTGGACTGGTACGGGTACACAGCCGCCCCCTGGGCAACATGTCTTTACATCCCGTAAATGTCTTTAATTAAGCTAAAGGTGCTATCAGCTCCTCTGAGCACTATTAGAGATTTTTTCATAATTACCACTGGGGGTGTGGGGGCTGTATGAAGAGAttgaaaatgaaggaaagtAGATATGAATTGTGGGTGTATAATGACAgcgaaagagacaaaaaaaaaggaagagcaggaggaaggaAATACatgcgaggaggaggaggagtgctgatgcaaaatgagaaacagaggGCAAAGGAAAAGTGTGAGAGGTTGTTTGAGGGGACGAGTTTGACTTCAAAGGAGTCAGAGCGGGGTACTGATCCGGTGccccctcctcctgctcctcctatATGGGTAAATAATCACCATAAGCCTGGGTTCTGTCTAATGAATCCACCACCAATGAGCTAATATCTGTTAACTATGCGCTTCATTATCGCTGCTACAGACCCCCGGAGAGCATGAGGATGGAGGACGGCGTGAACAGCAGGAGGAAGTGAAGGACGAATGGACAGGGGAAATTGAATGACACGGGTTGAA
Coding sequences within:
- the g6fl gene encoding g6f-like — protein: MESGFFCFILTSCLAVYSSYTVSSHTEWDEVVMVEQNTSATLVCTGARLRGDISINWKVKSVDTDEWKLILSASEKKKFSGGASKPSMRLTDDNFRNTGDFSLVVSPEVADAGLYSCLIQKQERKVKERIFLLTVLTVGFFPPLPVRQYSTLRLFAKAIPVFSVSEITWTAPGGLPMKTEKWPTSGTMTKVPQVQNADSGAYTCTVYPRGNSSGVLAVRVDVSVDASNVASFTNISHRNEISTATQALKSFLLACPSSQGDYVRLHWLPPDTNDYSKMKLVYHYDRWRSFTSNHNNKLQLAGPPYDPQAGSFSFLLTPDLKDGGLYICEVSLNDVIFSQRTKLSVLKVKTSRYPSKLNLLCLYSERSNVRGAVWKHDNKSRRLQISSSGPGSISTTLPLPITPDVAGNYTCTLQLKNGQSIQAVQAFTAPPTESVTPSFLHPSLSALLLLVPLVSAAVGVLLWRQKHISDRGIEQSLSVQSGEAENIYENPEDIRQAPPQGSVYMDLKPRGDNDVYKELERYEQCQG